A single genomic interval of Sceloporus undulatus isolate JIND9_A2432 ecotype Alabama chromosome 2, SceUnd_v1.1, whole genome shotgun sequence harbors:
- the NDUFB4 gene encoding NADH dehydrogenase [ubiquinone] 1 beta subcomplex subunit 4, with translation MASSSGHEYRPAPLASLPPQLDPAQYDVSPEQRRAEAERLALRARLKRHYLLQLNDPRRTQLIDDPAMTRWTYARTHNIYPNFRPTPKTSLMGALFGLGPIFFWWYVIKKERDYKEKLIQEGKYERPFRIAY, from the exons ATGGCGTCGTCCTCGGGGCACGAATATCGCCCGGCGCCGTTGGCCTCGTTGCCGCCGCAGCTGGACCCGGCCCAGTACGACGTCTCGCCGGAACAGCGCCGCGCCGAGGCCGAGCGCCTGGCCCTCCGCGCCCGCCTGAAGCGCCACTACCTCCTCCAGCTCAACGACCCCCGCCGGACCCAGCTGATC GATGACCCTGCCATGACTCGCTGGACTTATGCCCGAACACACAATATCTATCCCAATTTCCGTCCCACACCCAAAACTTCCCTGATGGGTGCTCTTTTTGGTTTAGGACCCATTTTTTTCTGGTGGTATGTCATCAAAAAGGAAAGG GATTATAAAGAGAAGCTCATACAGGAAGGCAAGTATGAGCGACCATTTCGTATTGCCTATTAA